A region of Methanomicrobium sp. W14 DNA encodes the following proteins:
- a CDS encoding cobyrinate a,c-diamide synthase → MIPTIIIAGTHSGCGKTTIASALMSALCKRGLKVQPFKVGPDFIDPSHHTAICKRYSRNLDPYMMGENGVRETFLNASKGADIAVIEGVMGFYDGLDGADTGSTAHVSKILKAPVILVIDAKGSSRSVNAVAKGFATFDPEVNIAGVIFNRTGSKRHCDMIKESLELPSVGWIPNRTDKSVESRHLGLKMAHETSSMSEFSEVLEENAEVDAILEIAGKTVDIPIKHVITGNYENSDKGKITIGVACDEAFNFYYQDNFDRLKKHGAELKFFSPMNEPLPDADAFYFGGGYPELHMDKLETSKCRYQVKKAAEDGKIIYAECGGLTYLCERLTSEGKTSKMCGVVPADAIKMKRFQALGYVAAQCATNKCILPAGIRYRGHEFHYTKLNYGNDARFALRLSRGRGIDDGFDGIYVNNVLAGYTHAYFTEEFAENFILKIVQQNK, encoded by the coding sequence ATGATTCCGACAATAATTATAGCAGGGACACACAGCGGATGTGGAAAAACAACGATTGCAAGCGCACTTATGTCTGCCCTCTGCAAAAGAGGGCTTAAGGTACAGCCGTTCAAGGTGGGCCCTGATTTTATAGACCCGTCGCACCACACGGCAATCTGCAAAAGGTACTCGAGAAACCTTGACCCGTATATGATGGGTGAAAACGGAGTCAGGGAAACTTTTTTAAATGCCAGCAAAGGAGCTGACATAGCTGTTATCGAAGGTGTAATGGGTTTTTATGACGGACTTGACGGCGCAGACACAGGAAGTACTGCCCATGTCTCAAAGATACTGAAGGCACCTGTTATACTTGTAATAGATGCAAAAGGATCGTCGAGAAGCGTCAACGCAGTAGCAAAGGGATTTGCCACCTTTGACCCTGAAGTGAATATAGCAGGAGTAATTTTCAACCGGACAGGAAGTAAAAGACACTGTGACATGATTAAAGAGTCTCTTGAACTTCCTTCAGTAGGGTGGATCCCAAACCGAACTGACAAATCTGTTGAAAGCAGGCATCTCGGGCTTAAAATGGCACACGAAACAAGTTCAATGTCTGAATTCTCGGAAGTCCTGGAGGAAAATGCGGAAGTCGATGCAATTCTGGAAATAGCCGGAAAAACTGTGGATATTCCCATAAAACATGTGATAACAGGCAATTATGAAAATTCAGATAAAGGAAAGATCACCATTGGAGTAGCCTGTGACGAAGCATTCAACTTTTACTACCAGGATAATTTTGACAGGCTGAAAAAGCACGGAGCAGAATTAAAATTCTTCAGCCCAATGAATGAACCCCTCCCCGATGCCGACGCATTCTATTTTGGCGGCGGATACCCGGAGCTTCATATGGACAAACTGGAGACTTCAAAATGCCGGTATCAGGTGAAAAAAGCAGCGGAAGACGGAAAAATCATATATGCCGAATGCGGAGGCCTTACATATCTGTGCGAGAGGCTTACATCCGAAGGAAAGACTTCAAAAATGTGCGGTGTAGTCCCTGCTGATGCAATTAAAATGAAAAGATTTCAGGCCCTTGGATACGTCGCGGCGCAGTGCGCAACAAATAAGTGCATACTTCCTGCAGGCATCCGCTACAGGGGCCATGAATTTCATTATACAAAACTGAACTATGGAAACGATGCAAGATTTGCTTTAAGGCTCTCAAGAGGAAGGGGCATAGACGACGGCTTCGACGGAATATACGTCAACAACGTCCTTGCAGGTTATACCCATGCATATTTTACCGAGGAATTTGCGGAGAATTTTATTCTTAAAATAGTGCAGCAAAACAAATAA
- a CDS encoding endonuclease Q family protein: MILNADFHIHSPFSMAASKKTTPKSLLYSCSIKGIDILGSGDALHPVWRKMWENCTDIPESISIVPTAEVEGKSKVHHLVLMDDFSQAEEISEKLEPYSSNLKKAGRPNIAAGGEKIAEIVHDCGAYVGPAHAFTPWTGMYGRFKSLHECYGEQAPDFLELGLSADTSYGDRIPELNGIPFISNSDAHSPLLDKLGREFNRIDSKSKSPVDVINAVLSGSIVLNAGFFPEEGKYNRTACTRCYRHYSFDEAEKYGWRCTVDSGIIKEGVYDRSQFKSTGEKSLRPPYLHIMPLLDIIREVLGLSSVSAKKCKNLYFQLIEELGNEISVLTDVSIKDISGISPDVGMAIDKFREEKIVLHPGGGGMYGSFDL; this comes from the coding sequence ATGATTCTTAACGCAGATTTTCATATACATTCTCCTTTTTCAATGGCAGCGTCAAAAAAGACAACGCCAAAATCTCTTCTCTATTCATGCAGCATTAAGGGTATCGATATTCTGGGAAGTGGAGATGCCCTGCATCCTGTCTGGCGCAAAATGTGGGAAAACTGTACAGACATCCCGGAAAGCATTTCCATTGTCCCCACAGCTGAGGTTGAAGGAAAGAGCAAGGTGCACCATCTTGTTCTGATGGATGATTTTTCGCAGGCCGAAGAGATATCCGAAAAGCTTGAACCTTACAGCTCAAATCTTAAAAAAGCCGGAAGGCCTAATATTGCAGCCGGCGGAGAAAAGATTGCAGAAATTGTTCATGACTGCGGGGCATATGTAGGTCCTGCACATGCATTTACACCGTGGACCGGAATGTACGGCAGGTTTAAGAGTCTTCATGAATGCTACGGTGAACAGGCACCTGATTTCCTCGAACTCGGTCTTTCGGCGGATACTTCGTATGGCGACAGGATACCTGAATTAAACGGTATTCCTTTTATTTCCAATTCTGATGCCCACAGCCCTCTGCTTGATAAACTTGGCAGGGAGTTCAACAGGATCGACTCAAAATCCAAAAGTCCTGTAGATGTAATAAATGCAGTCCTTTCAGGAAGCATTGTCCTTAATGCCGGGTTCTTCCCTGAAGAGGGAAAATACAACAGGACAGCCTGTACTAGGTGCTACAGGCACTATTCATTTGATGAGGCTGAAAAATACGGCTGGAGGTGTACTGTTGACAGCGGAATTATTAAGGAGGGCGTTTATGACAGGTCGCAGTTCAAGAGTACCGGAGAAAAAAGTTTGAGACCTCCGTATCTTCATATAATGCCCCTCCTGGATATTATAAGAGAAGTTCTGGGTTTATCCTCGGTATCGGCAAAAAAGTGCAAAAACCTGTATTTTCAGCTTATTGAAGAACTGGGAAACGAAATATCAGTATTAACAGATGTTTCCATAAAAGATATATCCGGAATAAGTCCTGATGTGGGTATGGCTATAGATAAGTTCAGGGAAGAAAAAATTGTGCTTCATCCCGGTGGCGGTGGGATGTACGGTTCATTTGATCTTTAG
- a CDS encoding proteasome assembly chaperone family protein: MHNIDVDFFEKSSSSCDILIEGLPGVGQVGKLVAEHMIKELNAEKIAEVHSIFFPPQVLMDEEGVARLPKNEIYRYEGENISIMFLVGDFQSSSPEGHYLLADTYLDLAQKAGVKRVYTLGGYGVGHLVDNIRVLAAVSDGKLKDEVEAAGAVFTTGEPGGGIIGASGLLLGMGVKKGFEGICLMGETSGYLVDPISANQVLSVLSKLTGVSVDATKLKERADEMENFVERVKESEKANSEEELNYIG; encoded by the coding sequence ATGCATAATATAGACGTTGATTTTTTTGAAAAGAGCTCCTCCTCCTGTGATATACTTATAGAAGGTCTCCCCGGGGTTGGTCAGGTAGGAAAGCTTGTAGCTGAACACATGATTAAAGAGCTTAATGCAGAGAAGATAGCAGAGGTTCATTCAATATTTTTCCCCCCTCAGGTTCTAATGGATGAAGAGGGAGTGGCCCGTCTTCCAAAAAATGAAATTTACCGCTATGAAGGGGAAAATATCAGCATAATGTTTCTTGTCGGAGACTTCCAGAGTTCTTCACCGGAGGGACATTACCTTCTGGCCGATACATATCTTGATCTTGCCCAGAAGGCCGGCGTTAAAAGGGTGTATACTCTTGGAGGCTACGGTGTTGGTCATCTCGTAGACAATATCCGTGTTCTCGCTGCGGTGAGCGACGGGAAATTAAAAGATGAAGTTGAAGCAGCCGGTGCCGTATTTACAACAGGTGAGCCCGGTGGAGGTATTATAGGTGCTTCAGGCCTTCTTCTTGGTATGGGAGTCAAAAAAGGTTTTGAGGGAATCTGTCTGATGGGTGAGACTTCCGGTTATCTTGTAGACCCAATTAGTGCAAACCAGGTACTCTCAGTTCTTTCAAAACTTACGGGGGTGTCCGTTGACGCCACAAAACTCAAAGAAAGGGCAGATGAAATGGAAAATTTTGTTGAAAGAGTAAAGGAGTCCGAGAAAGCAAATTCAGAAGAGGAATTAAACTATATCGGATAA
- a CDS encoding RNA-protein complex protein Nop10 — MSRKIKCCPKDGTYTLFSECPLCGEKTRSAHPPRYSPQDRYGKFRRLMKKDA, encoded by the coding sequence ATGAGCCGAAAAATAAAGTGCTGTCCGAAAGACGGCACCTATACTCTCTTTTCGGAATGTCCTTTATGCGGGGAAAAGACAAGATCTGCTCATCCTCCGCGTTATTCTCCCCAGGACAGATATGGAAAATTCCGCAGGTTGATGAAAAAAGATGCATAA
- a CDS encoding translation initiation factor IF-2 subunit alpha, producing the protein MTEREWPEEGELVVCTVTNVKDFVAFVTLDEYDNHEGLIPIAEVARGWIKHIRDFVREGQKVVCKVLHVNTSRGHIDLSLKDVNDHQRKEKIHEWKNEQKATKWIGFIAESSGVSEEFLKSRFYQDYGALFPVFEDILIDEAATLKKLDLEEPVAKALVNIANENVKLPKVTISGTLILTSNKPDGVNVIRRALRSAQPNVEDVEIELFYVGAPKYRVKVTAPDYKSAEKTINKVANAAIGVMERAEGEGSFVRKQRTGKN; encoded by the coding sequence ATGACTGAGAGAGAGTGGCCTGAAGAGGGAGAACTGGTTGTATGTACTGTTACAAATGTAAAAGATTTTGTTGCATTTGTAACTCTGGATGAATATGACAACCATGAAGGGCTTATCCCTATCGCGGAAGTTGCGCGAGGGTGGATAAAGCATATCCGTGATTTTGTTCGTGAAGGCCAGAAGGTAGTGTGTAAAGTCCTTCATGTAAATACTAGCCGTGGTCATATTGATCTCTCTCTTAAAGATGTCAATGATCATCAGCGCAAAGAGAAAATACACGAATGGAAGAATGAGCAGAAAGCCACAAAATGGATCGGTTTTATAGCTGAATCTTCCGGTGTTTCGGAAGAGTTTCTGAAATCCAGATTTTACCAGGACTATGGGGCGCTGTTTCCTGTATTTGAGGATATTCTTATAGATGAGGCTGCAACTTTAAAAAAGCTTGATCTTGAGGAGCCTGTTGCAAAAGCACTTGTAAACATCGCAAACGAAAACGTAAAACTCCCAAAAGTCACAATTTCCGGAACTTTGATTCTGACTTCAAACAAGCCTGACGGAGTAAATGTCATAAGAAGGGCTCTTAGAAGTGCCCAGCCCAACGTTGAAGACGTGGAGATTGAACTTTTTTATGTAGGTGCTCCAAAATATAGGGTAAAAGTAACAGCTCCTGATTATAAATCGGCTGAAAAAACTATAAACAAAGTTGCCAATGCAGCTATCGGAGTTATGGAGCGTGCAGAAGGCGAAGGCAGTTTCGTCAGAAAACAGCGTACCGGTAAAAATTAG
- a CDS encoding 30S ribosomal protein S27e, giving the protein MVRVNRENRTKFYTVKCPDCENEQKIFQRASTVVECVVCGKVLAEPKGGNADIKAEIIAENE; this is encoded by the coding sequence ATGGTTCGCGTAAACAGAGAAAACAGAACAAAGTTTTATACGGTAAAGTGCCCTGACTGCGAAAATGAGCAGAAGATCTTCCAGAGGGCAAGCACGGTTGTAGAGTGCGTTGTCTGCGGAAAGGTTCTTGCAGAACCTAAGGGTGGAAATGCAGACATAAAGGCAGAAATTATTGCTGAAAACGAGTAA
- a CDS encoding 50S ribosomal protein L44e, whose protein sequence is MKMPTKFKTYCPYCRTHQIHEVERVKKGRDLHLHWIDRQKGRRSKVGNMGKFSKVPGGDKPTKRINVRYRCTVCGKAHLRSGVKAGKFELTE, encoded by the coding sequence ATGAAAATGCCAACAAAGTTTAAAACATACTGTCCGTACTGCAGAACACATCAGATTCATGAGGTAGAGAGAGTTAAGAAAGGCCGCGACCTTCACCTTCACTGGATTGACCGCCAGAAAGGGCGCAGAAGCAAAGTGGGCAATATGGGTAAATTCTCAAAGGTTCCGGGAGGAGACAAGCCTACAAAGAGGATTAACGTCAGATACCGTTGTACAGTATGCGGGAAGGCTCACCTTAGAAGTGGTGTAAAAGCAGGTAAATTTGAACTTACAGAGTGA
- a CDS encoding DNA replication complex GINS family protein has product MDFEYLRLISFDELESGKLSSISPDTFEMASDYLSELYEEAKSIDHFMTKRGSELIDEIESVQSVLQTIIDQRFKKIIRLAENQVGSGKVDKAELKMLLPAEQEMFDEILCAIGKCRDKLAGAYRENELSKTASSKKAKISPAVQREMPPDVSSRFITGSPDLPCETCEDYPVEPAETGDENPDEEELIGYDIVYLKESIDPFMGLDGHIYSLSAEDIVTLPSRNASVLCGRNIALNIRVGK; this is encoded by the coding sequence ATGGATTTTGAATACCTGAGACTTATTTCATTTGATGAGCTGGAAAGCGGAAAGCTTTCTTCAATTTCTCCGGATACTTTCGAGATGGCCTCCGACTACCTTTCCGAGCTTTACGAGGAAGCCAAATCTATTGATCATTTTATGACAAAGAGGGGCAGTGAGCTTATTGACGAAATTGAAAGTGTTCAGTCCGTTCTGCAGACAATAATTGACCAGAGGTTCAAGAAGATAATACGTCTTGCAGAAAACCAGGTAGGGAGCGGCAAAGTTGACAAAGCTGAACTTAAAATGCTTTTGCCTGCGGAACAGGAGATGTTTGATGAGATATTATGCGCAATTGGCAAGTGTAGGGACAAACTGGCCGGTGCATACAGGGAAAACGAACTGTCAAAAACCGCGTCATCCAAAAAAGCTAAGATTTCACCTGCGGTCCAGCGTGAAATGCCTCCTGATGTATCATCTAGGTTTATAACGGGAAGCCCTGATTTGCCATGTGAGACCTGCGAAGATTATCCTGTTGAGCCGGCTGAAACCGGCGATGAGAATCCTGATGAAGAAGAACTTATCGGGTATGATATAGTTTACTTAAAAGAGAGCATTGATCCGTTTATGGGCCTTGACGGGCATATATATTCGTTGTCGGCCGAAGATATCGTAACACTTCCCTCCCGGAATGCATCAGTTCTTTGCGGACGCAACATAGCCTTAAATATCAGGGTTGGCAAATAA
- a CDS encoding DNA primase small subunit domain-containing protein — protein MNAATNEYLKKKFSGYYKKAFFEVPSSLEQREWGFILFDSPDASRMKRHIAFSSREEVENYIKSMVPRHAYYSTAYYALPSAGNMQDKLWSGADLIFDLDADHIVRCAYDEMLVRVHEETQKMISMLTEELGFSRRDMHIVFSGGRGYHIHIRNLEVLNWSSAERREIVDYVCGTGLDPEIMLKGRKNSGKLTGWPGRYREALSEYLSGLKKLGPDDGSKKVASLKGVSSQSAQEFYGSVDALLKRLKKPEKNILVSRVLKTILAGEDSDFYKEIKKRAALTDEPVTTDVKRLIRMPGSLHGGSGFKVMSLSFKEFEDFDPLVDAVVFGDESVKIDLAFKLEMPLKGKKYSLEKGINKVPEALAVFLCARGIAEYAGGE, from the coding sequence ATGAATGCGGCAACAAATGAATACCTGAAGAAAAAATTCTCAGGATACTATAAAAAGGCTTTTTTTGAGGTTCCCTCATCTCTTGAGCAGCGCGAATGGGGGTTTATACTTTTTGATTCCCCCGATGCTTCCAGGATGAAAAGACATATAGCGTTTAGCTCCAGAGAGGAGGTTGAAAACTATATTAAGTCCATGGTCCCCAGGCATGCATACTATTCAACGGCATATTATGCCCTCCCTTCTGCCGGAAATATGCAGGACAAGTTGTGGTCCGGTGCAGACCTTATATTCGACCTGGACGCCGATCATATAGTCAGGTGTGCATACGATGAAATGCTTGTGCGTGTCCATGAAGAGACACAGAAAATGATATCCATGCTTACGGAAGAGCTTGGGTTTTCACGCAGGGACATGCACATTGTGTTTTCCGGAGGCCGTGGCTATCATATTCACATAAGAAATCTTGAGGTTTTGAACTGGTCCAGCGCGGAAAGGCGAGAAATTGTGGATTATGTCTGCGGGACAGGTCTTGACCCGGAAATTATGCTTAAAGGCAGAAAAAACAGCGGAAAGCTTACAGGGTGGCCGGGCAGGTACAGGGAGGCGCTTTCAGAATATCTTTCTGGCCTGAAAAAACTCGGTCCTGATGATGGATCAAAAAAGGTAGCTTCCCTGAAAGGTGTAAGTAGTCAGTCAGCACAGGAGTTTTACGGTTCGGTTGACGCCCTTTTAAAAAGACTGAAAAAACCAGAAAAAAATATTCTGGTCAGCCGCGTGTTGAAAACAATTCTTGCGGGAGAGGACAGCGATTTTTATAAGGAAATAAAAAAAAGGGCTGCGCTGACGGATGAACCTGTAACAACGGATGTTAAGCGTCTTATAAGAATGCCAGGATCACTTCACGGAGGAAGCGGATTTAAGGTAATGTCCCTCTCGTTCAAAGAGTTTGAAGATTTTGATCCTCTTGTTGACGCTGTTGTCTTTGGTGATGAATCTGTAAAAATAGACCTTGCGTTTAAGCTTGAAATGCCTCTTAAAGGGAAAAAATATTCTCTTGAAAAAGGAATAAACAAAGTGCCTGAAGCTCTTGCAGTATTTCTCTGTGCCAGAGGGATAGCTGAATATGCCGGTGGGGAATAG
- a CDS encoding tRNA uridine(34) 5-carboxymethylaminomethyl modification radical SAM/GNAT enzyme Elp3, whose amino-acid sequence MFRLLSILPVQFRKRLPLKTEAADYHSILREIISRILSEAGSPSDVQKIKASVAKKYSLDSFPRNSDIFSAALEEEKEELRSFVQVKPSRTISGVAPVAVMTSPHVCPHGKCLPCPGGPENPLFRSPQSYTGEEPAALRARQLKYDPYVQVQARLRQFEELGHHIEKAELIVMGGTMTAREPEYQEWFMRSCIRAMNEYGMEDRGDNFTFEELCRENERSRVRCIAVTFETRPDWCRKEHIDRMLSLGVTKVELGVQQLDDKILEYNRRGHLVEDSHLANLYLRDSGIKVGFHVMPNLPSSTIEDDKRMFDTLFTDERFCPDFIKIYPTLVTPGSEIEELWKNGEYSVYDEDDLIDLVAYGKSRLPEYVRLQRVQRDIPAKLIVAGSHYSNFRQLAKERLLQQGKKCRCIRCREAGRNEITEEPHIEIIEYGCCGGTEYFIQAVANDSLIGFSRLRLPFDPWREELKGAALVRELHVYGSVVPMSEKGFGNRWQHRSFGDRLLKIAEDISKEKGYGSVAVMSGIGVRPYYSKRGYERRGPYMVKEIA is encoded by the coding sequence ATGTTCCGGCTGTTGAGTATTCTTCCGGTGCAGTTTCGGAAGAGGTTGCCGTTGAAAACTGAAGCGGCAGATTATCATTCTATTTTAAGGGAGATAATTTCCCGCATTTTATCTGAAGCGGGATCTCCCTCTGATGTCCAGAAGATAAAGGCTTCTGTTGCTAAAAAGTATTCTCTGGACTCATTTCCGCGGAATTCGGATATATTCTCCGCCGCTCTTGAAGAGGAAAAGGAGGAACTCCGTTCATTTGTGCAGGTAAAGCCTTCACGCACCATCTCCGGAGTGGCGCCTGTTGCCGTGATGACGTCCCCTCATGTATGCCCGCACGGGAAGTGCCTTCCATGTCCCGGAGGGCCTGAGAACCCCCTGTTCAGGTCTCCGCAAAGCTATACGGGCGAAGAACCAGCGGCACTGAGGGCAAGGCAGCTGAAATATGACCCGTATGTGCAGGTCCAGGCGCGTCTAAGACAATTCGAGGAGCTTGGTCATCACATTGAAAAAGCCGAGCTTATCGTAATGGGCGGGACAATGACAGCCCGTGAGCCTGAATACCAGGAATGGTTCATGAGGTCATGCATACGTGCAATGAATGAGTACGGCATGGAGGACAGGGGTGACAATTTCACATTCGAAGAACTGTGCCGCGAAAATGAGCGTTCCAGGGTGCGCTGTATTGCAGTAACTTTTGAGACAAGGCCAGACTGGTGCAGAAAGGAGCATATCGACAGAATGCTTTCTCTTGGAGTTACAAAGGTTGAACTCGGTGTTCAACAGCTTGATGACAAAATTCTTGAGTATAACAGGCGTGGTCACCTTGTCGAGGACTCACATCTCGCAAACCTTTACCTGCGGGATTCAGGGATCAAGGTAGGTTTTCACGTAATGCCAAATCTCCCGTCATCTACGATAGAGGACGACAAAAGGATGTTTGACACCCTTTTTACGGATGAGCGGTTCTGTCCCGACTTCATAAAGATTTATCCTACTCTGGTCACGCCGGGTTCTGAAATAGAGGAGCTTTGGAAAAATGGGGAATACAGTGTTTACGATGAGGACGATCTGATTGACCTTGTAGCCTACGGGAAGTCCAGACTTCCCGAATATGTGCGTCTCCAGAGGGTTCAGCGTGATATTCCCGCAAAGCTTATTGTCGCGGGTTCGCATTACAGCAACTTCAGGCAACTTGCAAAGGAGAGACTTCTTCAGCAGGGCAAGAAGTGCAGGTGCATACGGTGTCGTGAAGCCGGGAGAAACGAGATTACGGAAGAGCCACACATAGAAATAATTGAATACGGGTGCTGCGGCGGCACAGAATATTTCATACAGGCTGTTGCAAACGATTCCCTGATAGGGTTTTCAAGGCTCAGGCTTCCGTTTGATCCCTGGAGGGAGGAGCTCAAAGGGGCAGCGCTTGTGCGTGAACTTCACGTGTACGGTTCGGTTGTTCCGATGTCGGAGAAAGGTTTTGGCAATCGCTGGCAGCACCGCAGTTTCGGGGATCGTCTTTTAAAGATTGCAGAAGATATCTCAAAAGAGAAAGGGTACGGGAGCGTTGCAGTCATGAGCGGAATCGGAGTCAGACCTTATTACAGTAAACGTGGCTATGAAAGGCGCGGACCGTATATGGTCAAGGAAATTGCATGA
- a CDS encoding UPF0058 family protein — MQKEELLHLHMLLVQVKKYYESIDNEEIVTEKYDRLNISPVHIHKNKICHKEAILTLGEELVGYIQHTHVPAVEYSSGAVSEEVAVEN; from the coding sequence GTGCAAAAGGAGGAATTACTTCATCTGCATATGCTTCTTGTTCAGGTAAAGAAGTATTATGAATCGATTGATAATGAAGAGATTGTTACGGAAAAATATGACAGACTGAATATTTCACCTGTCCATATTCATAAGAACAAAATATGCCATAAAGAAGCTATTTTGACGCTGGGAGAAGAACTGGTGGGATATATACAGCACACGCATGTTCCGGCTGTTGAGTATTCTTCCGGTGCAGTTTCGGAAGAGGTTGCCGTTGAAAACTGA
- a CDS encoding ADP-ribosylglycohydrolase family protein yields the protein MIFIFDYLRGAGTLIGLATGDALGAPLEGLKAKKEVYSEMISGGLHYTGAGGITDDTLSALAICESLIENEGFSPEDIAFRICSEFLMHPQFFGPTSAEVFISMLKGKNPFEISKRIGERGGGTTNGSVMRGAPIGIFFPPDKTRMPSIVCSRITHYNPVSCECSAFVNNMISRMCRGEDRNTAFTKAFSECEIKRTQKILSQYKKYPMIPSLDSLQATHCALSVFMESKNFEEMLILAVNMGGDTDTIGAVCGAMGGALWGCNEIPLRWRGALKESGRIENDAFRLADVSL from the coding sequence GTGATCTTTATATTTGATTATTTGCGGGGAGCAGGAACATTAATCGGACTTGCTACAGGAGACGCTCTTGGCGCGCCTCTGGAGGGGCTTAAAGCAAAAAAGGAGGTATATTCCGAAATGATATCCGGAGGTCTGCATTACACGGGTGCCGGGGGCATAACTGATGACACTTTGTCAGCACTTGCAATCTGTGAATCGCTTATCGAAAACGAGGGATTCTCTCCTGAAGATATAGCATTCAGAATATGCAGCGAATTTCTGATGCACCCGCAATTTTTCGGGCCGACATCAGCAGAAGTTTTCATCAGCATGCTTAAGGGCAAAAATCCGTTCGAAATTTCAAAAAGGATTGGAGAGAGGGGAGGAGGAACAACCAACGGGAGCGTCATGCGTGGAGCCCCGATAGGAATTTTTTTTCCTCCGGATAAAACAAGAATGCCAAGCATAGTCTGCTCACGGATAACCCATTACAACCCCGTCTCATGTGAATGCTCCGCCTTTGTTAACAATATGATAAGCAGAATGTGCAGGGGGGAGGACAGGAATACTGCTTTTACTAAGGCGTTTTCGGAATGCGAGATCAAAAGAACCCAAAAAATCCTTTCACAGTATAAAAAATACCCCATGATACCCTCCCTTGATTCCCTCCAGGCAACACACTGCGCGCTGTCAGTATTCATGGAATCCAAAAATTTTGAGGAAATGCTTATACTGGCTGTAAACATGGGAGGAGATACCGATACAATAGGTGCTGTATGCGGCGCTATGGGTGGTGCACTCTGGGGCTGCAACGAAATTCCCTTAAGATGGAGAGGGGCTCTAAAAGAGTCGGGAAGAATAGAAAATGACGCATTCAGACTTGCAGATGTCTCCCTCTAA
- a CDS encoding UPF0179 family protein, with the protein MSENQTRITLIGKLLSKPGLEFIYKGELPECEGCRMFKVCNNLVPKRRYRVTGLKNDTVHSCNIHYGGVCAVEVVEAPVAALVDSKKAILNSEISYEPSCTEAGCKNYDLCLAEGLSEGERYLVSSVSDSQGFECLRGKTLKKVELSPLDD; encoded by the coding sequence ATGTCAGAGAATCAGACACGTATAACTCTTATAGGTAAATTACTCTCAAAACCGGGCCTTGAATTCATATACAAAGGAGAGCTGCCCGAATGCGAAGGGTGCAGGATGTTTAAGGTATGCAATAACCTTGTCCCGAAAAGACGCTACAGGGTTACCGGACTTAAAAATGATACCGTGCATTCGTGTAACATCCATTATGGCGGAGTCTGTGCAGTTGAAGTGGTCGAAGCTCCCGTTGCAGCTCTCGTTGACTCAAAAAAAGCAATATTAAACTCGGAAATCTCGTATGAACCTTCCTGTACTGAAGCCGGGTGCAAAAACTATGACCTTTGTCTTGCAGAAGGGCTCTCGGAAGGTGAACGCTACCTTGTATCATCGGTTTCAGACAGTCAGGGTTTTGAATGTCTCAGGGGAAAAACTCTCAAAAAAGTGGAGCTGAGTCCTCTGGATGATTAG